From a single Fulvivirga ulvae genomic region:
- a CDS encoding Dps family protein, whose amino-acid sequence MNTQTTQTLQKEKPKKGTSMQKRVYTRLGFSETETAEIVNTLNQLLANYHVHYQKLRNYHWNVKGADFFDIHEKFEEQYNEAKLNIDDIAERIRVFGFTPMSTLKEYLANSEIKETGSNLAGTEMVAEILKDYEILLTYMTDVANAAINIGDVGTEDMINTFINKIEKSHWMFTAFLDQ is encoded by the coding sequence ATGAATACTCAAACTACTCAAACCCTTCAAAAGGAAAAACCGAAAAAGGGTACATCAATGCAAAAAAGAGTTTATACCAGGCTGGGGTTTTCTGAGACCGAAACGGCTGAAATTGTAAACACACTAAATCAGCTATTAGCCAACTATCATGTACACTATCAAAAACTTAGAAATTACCACTGGAATGTTAAAGGAGCGGACTTTTTTGATATCCATGAGAAGTTCGAAGAGCAGTATAACGAGGCAAAACTCAATATTGATGATATAGCAGAAAGAATCAGAGTTTTTGGTTTTACGCCGATGAGTACATTGAAAGAATACCTGGCCAATTCTGAAATAAAAGAAACCGGATCGAATCTGGCCGGTACAGAAATGGTGGCAGAAATCTTGAAGGATTACGAAATATTGCTAACTTACATGACAGATGTAGCAAATGCCGCCATCAATATTGGTGATGTCGGCACCGAAGATATGATAAACACGTTTATCAATAAAATAGAAAAGAGTCATTGGATGTTCACTGCTTTTTTAGATCAATAG
- a CDS encoding universal stress protein codes for MGKLTKSILVPVDFTEAATNAVRNAVELGEKLKTDVHLVNFIPPVRRKLQPSSNPIENISEELFSSINLLKENEEKLAELVKEMGRTDVEVHSEIKIDKLASGIRKQLKKKNIGLIVIGITGAHTIGDSFCNINQARELIKVDCPIMVCHNHEHTFKGKHKIVVSLDFDSLEQHKVEDLALLARKLSSKVYYIHVNHPDDKKQCTLNDIENYLEIHSLKAEAIELVSSAQKEMAIKAYADQLNADLIAINRFSKTSGYKECHAGQVMEETENPVFVY; via the coding sequence ATGGGAAAGCTTACCAAATCTATTCTAGTACCAGTTGACTTTACCGAAGCAGCAACCAACGCTGTAAGAAACGCTGTTGAACTGGGGGAAAAACTGAAAACTGATGTTCATCTGGTTAATTTTATTCCACCGGTCAGGCGTAAATTACAGCCTTCATCAAATCCTATAGAAAATATCAGCGAAGAGCTTTTTTCATCAATCAACCTTTTAAAGGAAAATGAAGAAAAACTTGCGGAGCTGGTAAAAGAAATGGGTAGAACTGACGTTGAAGTTCATTCGGAAATTAAAATTGATAAGCTGGCTTCAGGAATAAGAAAGCAGCTAAAAAAGAAAAACATAGGACTGATTGTAATAGGGATCACCGGTGCGCATACCATCGGGGATTCCTTTTGTAATATTAATCAGGCCCGGGAACTGATTAAAGTTGACTGCCCTATTATGGTATGCCATAATCATGAACATACCTTCAAAGGCAAACATAAAATAGTAGTGTCTTTGGATTTCGATTCACTGGAGCAGCATAAAGTTGAAGACCTTGCCTTATTGGCCAGGAAGCTGTCATCAAAGGTTTACTACATACATGTAAATCACCCTGATGACAAAAAACAATGTACACTAAATGATATAGAAAACTACCTTGAAATACACAGCCTGAAAGCTGAGGCTATCGAACTGGTAAGTAGTGCACAAAAGGAAATGGCCATAAAGGCTTATGCCGATCAGCTTAATGCTGACTTAATTGCCATTAACCGGTTTAGTAAAACCTCGGGCTACAAAGAGTGTCATGCCGGGCAGGTTATGGAAGAAACGGAGAATCCCGTTTTTGTTTATTGA
- a CDS encoding extracellular catalytic domain type 1 short-chain-length polyhydroxyalkanoate depolymerase has protein sequence MKKLVILPFIIFFAFRVLSQVPVGSFGTNPGNLSMYLYEPAAVAPNAALVLVLHGCSQNAGSFAMESGWNQLADQHGFYVIYAEQKSSNNSSRCFNWFENGDISRGAGEAASLKSMVDYVKANYTIDGNSVYVTGFSAGGAMTSVMMAAYPDVFSAGVVMSGLPYKVASGSNEAFMAMFGNINKSPQQLGNLVRNAFSSFNGNYPRLAVIHGASDYTVYFMNQRELMEQWTNVHGTDQVADLEDAGYENNALVTRKAYKDQHGNDVVVTYSIDGMGHAIAVDPGSGEKQGGQTGTYASDVDLFSSYIAAQFFEIIDVGEVFEAPDNVQAVATSPSEIRLTWNDNATTETSYAVERSLNPDNQFINVVSLSANTTSYNDTGLDAETRYYYRITAVNASNETAVSQTVSATTLAEGEQGELVVIEQPNGSGILSYNNGQHMGQSFMATVNGRLETVSFNLVNAVSGSALRIYNGNSVTGQPVYEQPGINMADGWQTITLQNGPELLSGQLYTVQLTEASIKYSYSNLYGGGNFWYNGIAYTVFDAAFKVGIRENHSSLYRIGDTGPQHQVVFLYPNPATDRIYIRSSSPDVWGIKMISVDGRIGRTKAEWLNGTLLLDVSSLSKGLYLLHMVINDEPYTCKIMIRR, from the coding sequence ATGAAAAAGCTAGTTATATTACCTTTCATTATTTTTTTTGCCTTTAGAGTTTTATCCCAGGTTCCTGTTGGTAGCTTTGGTACAAACCCGGGTAATCTCAGCATGTATCTTTATGAACCTGCAGCGGTGGCACCCAATGCAGCCCTTGTGCTGGTATTACACGGCTGCTCCCAGAATGCCGGCAGTTTTGCAATGGAGAGTGGCTGGAATCAACTGGCCGATCAGCATGGGTTCTATGTGATCTATGCTGAGCAAAAAAGCAGCAATAACTCTTCCCGGTGCTTCAATTGGTTTGAAAATGGTGATATCAGTCGTGGCGCAGGCGAAGCAGCCTCTCTCAAATCTATGGTTGACTATGTAAAAGCAAACTACACCATCGACGGAAACAGTGTATATGTTACCGGCTTTTCTGCCGGTGGAGCTATGACGAGTGTTATGATGGCCGCCTATCCTGATGTGTTCTCTGCCGGAGTAGTGATGAGTGGATTACCTTACAAAGTAGCTTCAGGAAGCAATGAAGCTTTTATGGCCATGTTTGGTAATATTAACAAAAGTCCGCAACAATTGGGAAACCTGGTGAGAAATGCCTTTTCCTCTTTCAACGGAAATTATCCTCGCCTGGCGGTCATTCACGGTGCATCAGATTACACTGTATATTTTATGAATCAGCGGGAACTTATGGAACAATGGACCAATGTACATGGTACTGATCAGGTTGCCGACCTGGAAGATGCCGGTTATGAAAATAATGCTCTTGTAACCCGGAAAGCCTATAAAGACCAGCATGGTAATGATGTTGTGGTCACCTATAGCATTGATGGTATGGGGCATGCCATTGCCGTTGATCCGGGCAGTGGAGAAAAGCAAGGCGGACAAACCGGTACTTATGCCAGTGATGTTGACCTGTTCAGCAGCTATATTGCAGCTCAGTTTTTTGAGATTATCGATGTAGGAGAGGTATTTGAAGCTCCGGATAATGTACAGGCCGTGGCAACCTCTCCTTCTGAGATCAGACTCACGTGGAATGATAATGCGACCACGGAAACTTCTTATGCTGTTGAAAGGTCGTTAAATCCTGATAATCAGTTTATTAATGTGGTCAGTTTAAGTGCCAACACCACTTCGTACAATGATACAGGTCTGGACGCAGAGACCCGCTATTACTACAGGATAACAGCAGTCAATGCCAGCAATGAAACCGCTGTAAGCCAAACGGTTTCGGCAACTACTCTGGCAGAAGGAGAGCAGGGAGAACTGGTTGTAATAGAGCAGCCAAATGGCAGCGGTATTTTGAGTTATAACAACGGACAGCATATGGGGCAATCGTTCATGGCCACGGTGAATGGCAGGCTCGAAACTGTTTCCTTCAACCTGGTCAATGCTGTTTCAGGTTCGGCCCTTCGCATATATAATGGCAATTCGGTAACAGGACAGCCCGTTTATGAACAACCGGGAATAAACATGGCTGACGGATGGCAAACCATTACTTTGCAAAATGGTCCTGAGCTGTTGAGTGGTCAACTCTATACGGTACAGCTTACCGAGGCCTCTATAAAATATAGTTATTCCAATTTGTACGGTGGCGGTAATTTCTGGTATAATGGGATTGCATATACTGTGTTCGATGCAGCTTTTAAGGTAGGGATCAGAGAAAACCACTCCAGCCTGTACAGAATTGGCGATACGGGACCACAGCACCAGGTAGTTTTCCTGTATCCTAATCCTGCAACTGACAGAATTTATATAAGAAGTAGCTCCCCTGATGTTTGGGGCATAAAAATGATTTCCGTTGATGGAAGGATAGGCAGAACCAAAGCCGAATGGCTCAACGGGACTCTTTTGCTGGATGTAAGCTCCCTCAGCAAAGGCTTATATCTGCTTCATATGGTTATAAATGATGAACCATATACCTGTAAAATTATGATCAGGCGGTAA
- a CDS encoding efflux RND transporter permease subunit: MLKKLSFLSIVFVVIISLILGYFIRNLQFNYVFESFFPTDDPDLEYYKQFEELFETDNNYLLIGLVNKPSVFDSAFLYKVTQLTQSISKTDHVKSVASLTSMEKPVISPAGYFEIPVIHVDAPERYASDSTRIYRDEWLLESLISRDASATAVILKHEQLSGKEGADSLVSNIRKAIDDLGFQKSHLAGKAYAQGVFIEKMQYELAIFLSASVVLVIIFLWVAFRSISGVLVPLIVVLLSTIWILGFMAMTGKTLDILMVLLPTIMFIVGMSDVVHIMTKYIEQLRVGDSKSTALVTTLKEVGLATFLTSLTTAVGFATLLTASIKPIQEFGIYTAAGVFFAFIVAFTLLPACLYLIPRPKVSYKMVHRSSWFMFLSRSFIKVARNGKTIIGINFLLIIISLIGIFQIRINTFLIEDLPSDDPLKQDFTFFDTQFGGSRPFEITATIKKAGLTVYDPQILIETDSLQKHFTSLFGPGGILSPVTVVKGLNQAINGGAAEAYRLPSTEKEWKRMNKYLPRILKRHESSGNITAKENTIGRISTRIGDIGSAISLEKTKELQLYIREHTDTSRVAYKITGTSNLIDKNNEYLARNMFEGLGIAFFVVAIIAGLLFKSLRMVIITLVPNVIPLLVIAGIMGISGITLKLSTSIVFSIAFGIAVDDTIHFISKLKIELSKGKPLLYALKRTYLSTGKAIIVTSIILSGGFLILLLSSFGGTFYTGLLVSLTLVFALIIDLTLLPVMILLFFKSKGEPRFTA; the protein is encoded by the coding sequence ATGCTCAAAAAACTCTCTTTTCTTTCCATAGTCTTTGTCGTCATTATATCATTGATTTTGGGCTACTTCATTCGTAACCTACAATTCAATTATGTCTTTGAGAGCTTTTTCCCCACTGATGATCCGGACTTGGAATATTATAAGCAATTTGAAGAGTTATTTGAAACTGACAATAACTACCTGCTTATAGGACTAGTTAACAAGCCATCAGTGTTTGACAGTGCATTCCTTTATAAAGTAACCCAGCTCACACAAAGTATTAGCAAAACGGACCATGTTAAAAGTGTTGCTTCTCTCACCAGTATGGAAAAGCCTGTCATTAGCCCTGCAGGATACTTTGAAATCCCTGTCATACATGTGGATGCCCCGGAAAGGTATGCCAGTGACAGTACACGCATTTACAGAGACGAATGGCTGCTGGAATCATTGATCTCGCGCGATGCCAGTGCCACGGCCGTCATTTTAAAGCATGAGCAGCTCTCCGGTAAAGAAGGCGCCGACTCTCTGGTCAGTAATATAAGAAAAGCTATTGACGATCTTGGTTTTCAGAAAAGCCACCTGGCAGGGAAAGCTTATGCTCAGGGCGTATTTATTGAAAAGATGCAGTATGAGCTGGCTATTTTCCTTTCTGCCTCTGTCGTTTTGGTCATCATATTCTTATGGGTAGCTTTCAGATCGATTTCGGGGGTGCTCGTACCACTCATTGTTGTGCTGCTCTCTACAATATGGATACTGGGCTTTATGGCTATGACTGGCAAAACCCTGGACATTCTTATGGTGCTTCTACCAACCATCATGTTCATTGTAGGCATGTCTGATGTGGTGCATATCATGACCAAATATATTGAACAACTGCGCGTGGGTGACAGCAAAAGCACTGCCTTAGTTACTACCCTAAAAGAAGTCGGGCTGGCTACATTCCTTACCTCACTCACTACTGCGGTGGGTTTTGCAACTCTGCTGACCGCCAGCATAAAGCCGATCCAGGAGTTTGGCATTTATACTGCAGCAGGGGTATTCTTTGCTTTTATAGTTGCCTTTACTCTTCTTCCCGCATGCCTGTATCTGATTCCAAGGCCAAAGGTTTCCTATAAAATGGTACACAGGTCTTCATGGTTCATGTTTTTGAGTCGGTCATTCATTAAAGTGGCAAGGAATGGAAAAACTATTATTGGCATTAACTTTTTACTGATAATCATTTCATTGATCGGCATTTTTCAGATCCGTATCAACACTTTCCTCATAGAAGACCTGCCATCAGACGACCCGCTTAAACAGGATTTTACATTTTTTGATACTCAATTTGGAGGTTCACGGCCCTTTGAAATTACTGCTACCATAAAAAAAGCAGGTCTTACTGTCTATGACCCGCAGATTTTGATTGAAACAGATTCTCTGCAAAAGCATTTCACCTCATTATTCGGCCCAGGTGGTATTCTATCACCTGTTACTGTTGTAAAAGGCCTTAACCAGGCTATAAATGGTGGTGCAGCTGAAGCCTACCGGTTGCCCTCCACCGAAAAGGAATGGAAGCGTATGAACAAGTATCTGCCCAGGATATTGAAAAGACATGAAAGCTCAGGAAACATAACTGCAAAAGAGAATACCATAGGCCGGATCAGTACCCGCATAGGAGACATAGGCAGTGCCATTTCACTGGAAAAAACAAAAGAATTGCAATTGTATATAAGGGAGCATACTGATACCTCACGGGTGGCCTATAAAATTACTGGCACTTCTAATCTTATAGACAAAAACAACGAATACCTGGCCCGCAATATGTTTGAAGGCTTGGGAATAGCTTTTTTTGTTGTAGCCATTATAGCGGGCCTGCTTTTTAAATCGCTACGAATGGTAATCATCACTTTGGTACCTAACGTTATTCCGCTACTTGTTATAGCAGGAATTATGGGAATATCAGGCATCACACTGAAGCTTTCAACCTCCATAGTTTTTTCGATTGCCTTTGGCATTGCTGTAGATGATACCATTCACTTCATCAGCAAGCTCAAAATCGAACTTAGCAAAGGAAAACCCTTGCTTTATGCCTTAAAAAGGACGTACCTGTCTACTGGAAAGGCTATTATTGTCACAAGCATTATTCTCTCCGGTGGTTTTCTGATCTTATTGCTATCATCCTTTGGAGGAACGTTTTATACAGGTCTCCTGGTAAGTCTGACACTTGTTTTTGCCCTTATTATTGATCTCACCCTTCTGCCTGTAATGATCTTGCTTTTCTTCAAAAGCAAGGGCGAGCCTCGTTTTACCGCCTGA
- the thyA gene encoding thymidylate synthase yields MKQYLDLMQDILDNGNEKGDRTGTGTVSVFGRQLRFDLSEGFPLLTTKKLHIRSIIHELLWFLSGDTNIKYLKDNGVSIWDEWADENGDLGPVYGHQWRSWPTPGGGTVDQISQVIDSIKNNPNSRRHIVSAWNPAEVDEMALPPCHALFQFYVAKGKLSCQLYQRSADYFLGVPFNIASYALLVYMFAQQCDLEVGDFVWTGGDVHLYSNHMEQVRTQLNREPRSLPTLRINRKPDSIFDYKYEDFEILNYDPHPGIKAPVAV; encoded by the coding sequence ATGAAACAGTACTTAGACTTAATGCAGGATATCCTTGACAATGGAAATGAAAAAGGTGATCGTACAGGTACAGGTACTGTCAGTGTATTTGGTCGTCAGCTTAGGTTCGACCTTTCCGAAGGCTTCCCATTGCTGACTACAAAAAAACTCCATATACGATCTATTATTCACGAATTGCTTTGGTTTCTCAGCGGAGATACCAATATTAAATACCTGAAAGATAATGGTGTTTCCATCTGGGATGAGTGGGCGGATGAAAATGGCGACCTGGGGCCGGTTTACGGGCACCAATGGAGAAGCTGGCCAACACCCGGCGGAGGAACCGTTGACCAGATATCGCAGGTAATTGATTCTATAAAGAACAACCCAAACTCCAGAAGGCATATAGTAAGTGCGTGGAATCCTGCCGAAGTAGATGAAATGGCTCTGCCTCCATGTCACGCCCTGTTCCAGTTCTATGTAGCAAAAGGCAAATTGTCATGCCAGCTTTATCAGCGAAGTGCTGATTACTTTTTGGGAGTTCCTTTTAATATTGCTTCTTATGCCTTGCTCGTTTATATGTTTGCCCAGCAGTGCGATCTGGAAGTTGGCGATTTTGTCTGGACGGGTGGTGATGTACACCTTTATTCCAACCATATGGAGCAGGTCAGGACGCAATTGAACAGAGAACCGAGAAGTCTGCCAACGTTGCGCATCAATAGAAAACCTGACTCAATATTTGACTATAAATATGAGGATTTTGAAATTCTGAACTATGATCCTCACCCTGGTATCAAAGCACCGGTTGCAGTTTAA
- a CDS encoding aminotransferase class IV, giving the protein MAAIFNNNYITKAFSCAINDRALQFGDGLFETIRIENGKAQLLNYHMERLLEGAGALRFNIPKYITEESLQSQIAELLFHNHFGKNATAKLIVWRRNDYQKAYTSTDTGVNTLLMLRPASTPVTKQRAGFSEDVILHYWKLSRFKTISALPYIMASQERDSRKLDELILLNVHGHITESTSSNIFWSKDDIYYTPALTTGCIAGVQRRHILKTLGTQKIEFHEVEEGKEALLNADGVFVCNSSGLSPIAQLNNITYCKSEYIIKKLT; this is encoded by the coding sequence ATGGCTGCAATATTTAACAATAATTACATCACCAAGGCATTTTCATGTGCCATCAACGACCGGGCTCTTCAGTTTGGCGATGGACTTTTTGAAACTATCAGGATTGAAAACGGCAAGGCACAACTTTTAAACTATCATATGGAGCGCCTTTTAGAAGGTGCCGGGGCTTTGCGCTTTAATATTCCAAAGTATATTACTGAAGAATCCTTACAGTCACAAATAGCGGAGTTGCTTTTTCATAACCACTTTGGGAAAAATGCCACTGCGAAACTGATTGTATGGCGCAGAAATGACTACCAAAAAGCATATACCAGTACGGATACAGGAGTCAATACTTTGCTTATGTTAAGGCCGGCATCAACTCCTGTAACCAAACAGCGCGCAGGCTTTTCGGAAGACGTTATCCTCCACTACTGGAAGCTCTCAAGATTCAAAACCATCAGTGCTCTGCCTTATATCATGGCCTCTCAGGAAAGGGATAGCCGAAAACTTGATGAGCTCATTCTTCTTAATGTACACGGCCATATTACTGAAAGCACATCATCCAACATATTTTGGTCCAAGGATGATATTTATTATACTCCGGCGCTGACAACAGGGTGTATAGCCGGGGTACAACGACGACACATTTTAAAAACTCTCGGAACTCAAAAAATAGAATTTCATGAGGTTGAAGAGGGCAAGGAAGCTCTTTTAAATGCTGATGGAGTATTTGTGTGTAATAGTAGCGGGTTAAGTCCCATAGCACAGCTAAATAACATAACTTACTGTAAATCAGAATATATAATAAAAAAATTAACTTGA
- the sdaAB gene encoding L-serine ammonia-lyase, iron-sulfur-dependent subunit beta — protein sequence MAEKSSVFDMIGPVMIGPSSSHTAGVVRIARAAIRVLGGKPEKAVITFYNSFARTYEGHGSDKAIIAGLLDYKTDDERIRNSFDFAEKAGLEYTFKSVGNASVYHPNTIKLNLEKDGRKIEVIGESKGGGVINIAEIDGFNANFSANLHTLILKADDVKGSIAYIANILSHDDCNIATMSVSRKGKHDIACQVIEMDSGLKPITLEYIKSLSWIKEVIYIPDIDL from the coding sequence ATGGCGGAGAAAAGTAGTGTATTTGATATGATAGGACCCGTTATGATAGGACCGTCAAGCTCGCATACAGCAGGGGTAGTACGTATAGCGCGTGCTGCTATCAGAGTGCTGGGAGGCAAACCGGAAAAAGCGGTTATTACATTTTATAATTCCTTTGCCCGCACCTATGAAGGGCACGGAAGTGACAAAGCAATAATAGCCGGTCTTCTGGATTATAAAACAGATGATGAAAGGATCAGGAATTCTTTTGATTTTGCTGAAAAGGCCGGTCTGGAGTACACTTTTAAGTCTGTAGGCAACGCCTCGGTTTACCACCCTAATACCATAAAACTGAACCTCGAAAAAGATGGCCGGAAGATAGAAGTAATAGGTGAAAGCAAAGGAGGGGGAGTGATCAATATCGCCGAAATTGATGGATTTAATGCCAATTTCTCTGCGAACTTACATACCCTGATACTCAAAGCCGATGATGTAAAAGGCAGTATTGCCTATATAGCCAATATTTTATCTCACGACGACTGTAACATTGCCACCATGTCGGTGTCTCGTAAAGGAAAGCATGACATAGCGTGCCAGGTAATTGAAATGGACAGTGGTTTAAAGCCAATTACATTAGAATATATAAAAAGCCTCAGCTGGATCAAAGAAGTAATATATATCCCCGATATCGATTTATAA